CCATTCTCTGTCCATTGTTGCAGTGATCTGGTGTTCCACTAATGAAGTAGAAAGGTCCAGGGTTATCTAACTTTATTACAGTCTTTCCATCATTGAATGCAGAGATGGGTTTTGTTGTATTGCAGTGATAGTAACCAAATTTATCCACCACAAGAACTGAGTCCTCTTTGTTATACTCGAAATCTGCagaaagaaacaacagaaattcatatataaattaaaaacagatttttgaagccaaaacagaagaagaaaatgggaatTTGGAGAGAATTGAAATAATTACGTACTGAGGGAATCTCCAACTAGAAATCTGTTATGGGCAGCCCACTGATTGTAAATCTGGGTATTGTTGGCATCAGGTTCTCGCCAACCCACACTATCACCAACTTTGAATTCACTTGAAGCATTAGCGATTGCAATGAGGAATGTGTAGAAGAAGGCACCCAAGAGAGAGGccatattgttgttgttgctcttCATGAGGAATTACTTTTTCTCTATCTCGTGAGACGTGATTGATTAAGGCTCTATTCTCTGACGTTGTGAGATGGGTTCaattcttcagttcttcttctaggAGATGTTTGAGAGGATGGATATGAAAATAAATAGTTTTTAAAACGAGGTGAGAATTGGCGGTTACGATCGAGTAGTTAAATAAACAGTTACATGTTGAGGTCGAGGAAGGTGGATGGTCGTGGGTTTGTGGACGTTGGAGATTTTGAATGAATAGCCGTTGTGGGATTTCAAAATGAGAAGTAGCCGAATACCATGGTACGTTGGTAACATTCGTATAAGACCATAGACCTTCACATAGCTTGGGCCGGATAGGGCTAGGATTGAGATTTCCAGGTCCAGGTatggttgggctgggctgggttgaACCCGACCTTACTAACCCTgatatgaaaaaaaatagaggttACCAGAGTcaatcagggttgggttgggctgcgTTGAGCCCGGTAGGTCCAGGTTTGGGacttgggctgggctgggcctgggtttgggttgggctaCGGTTTTAAAAACTTGACCCGGTTGCACCTCTTAaaactagggctgtaaacggatcggattcgacttagatagtgttatatccgcatccgcatctgattagctatcggacggattcggatagtgctaaaaggatacggacacggatacggatcagatattttatccatttacatgtaaacatagcttttcggatagctatagcctatccgtaaccgcattcgtttagctttcagatggattcgaatagtgctaaacggatacggacatagatacggaaacagatttcggctattcatttacacccctactaaTAACACACTTATTCTTTCAATGAAACTACAATCCTGTCATTTCATATGCATATTAAAAAAAACGTGCAGAAACAATCAAAAAAGGTTTTCAACTATTcaattcaccactttggttaTAATAAGGTACACCCTTCTTTTTCACCCCCTGTTTTGATAGAGGTTGGATCAGGTTTTCGTACGAGAATGGTTCTCATACGAGAACCTGATCCATGCTCATTTTGATAATGgatgcatcttgttgtcactaAGGTAGTGAGGTGAGAAGTCGTAACCTTGCCCATTGTCTTGTATACAAAAGTTATTTAGGCAAAAGTAAAAttgtattttcaaaataatttaaaagtgacttatcattatgttattttaAGAGATCGTCATTATCCATATGAAATAACAAGATTTGATCATCAATGGGAAAAAGATATGTTATAAAAGGGcaataaaataacactataactTTTCGACTAATTTGGTTACAAgatgattttgatgatttttctttcttgttttttttttttaaatgaaaaacaAGAGTTTCCCTTTCAAAATCCCCATGTATTTAATcctctaataaaaaaattaagggtaaattacgcgtcaccccctgattttcaaatgaaaatcaaatcatcccttggtttttgaaaatactcaaatcacccctatattagaccccaatatgacaaattaatccctaccgttagttttatgctgttaaatgatgtcaaccaattaaataaatttaaatctctaaactactcttgacatccaaacatagattttgaagggtagtattgtaaatttaattctaatgttttaatacaagggtaaaataatcctttcacaccaataactaacaacaaattaacaccgttactgtagagggggacagatgagtattttaaaaaaccagaggtgatttgagttttgtttgaaaatcagggggtgacgtgtaatttacccaaaaattaattaagaacCCCATAGGAGGTTGCACGTTTGCCACCGCATGGTACACCAAGGACACACTTCAAGATCACAGAAATGGACCATGGCGTCCATGGCACAGTTATAAATTTGTAGCTCTCCCTCCAATATACACACAGGGTATATATTGTCCTTGTGGAACTAAAAACTATTACTTTggtaatccaaaaaaaatgtaattcTCAAAATTTCTCaacttaagaataaaaaaaagaaagggaaaaaagaattcTGTGGGGAAAGCATGGCCCTACATCTAAACATcgagggggcaaaatgaccgtctcgcccccatgaaaggcaagAATGTCTGCTCTATTGATGCTTCTACACACATTCTTATTGATTCTTTCCCCAAATAATGATGGAAAATAAGAATCCTCATACCTATACTTGGAAGCGTGGTGGGTTGATTGCACAAACGATGCCTATTTGACGTTTTAAAACTTTTTCTAtggttttgtttggttgcaaagggaattaaaggaaagggaagagaaattttcatacctaaagaagaaatttttgtaatcattacacCATGTGAGTATATCACTAACTCTaaatcattctatatttggttattaaattccactttaatttgcatccaattccctttagtttaaaatgtaaaataaaaattacatgtaaaatgtatcattactagaTATGGTATAAAATTTAAgcagtttatacaatcacatggtgtaatgattacaaaactttcttttttaggtttgaaaattttcattcccTAACCTTTAATATCCCTTTCAACTAAACATAGCCTATGTGATTTGTCCAAATCTAAACCACCATCGTAATATAGTATTGGAAGAAAATTTAAAAGCAGCCAGACTGTTTCCAAGGTTGGAGTTACTTCTTAGGATCGGTTCTGATACAGCTGGTGCATGTAGGCAGATCTGATTTAGAAAATTGCTTATGAACCATGACTCTATGCTGTACCAAGTCAAAATGAAATCATTTCATTACTTGCAGCCTACCTAGTTGCAGTAGATAAAGAGTTCTAAATTTCAGGTTTTAGTAAATAGCTCTAACCTGACACAACATACCTGTTTCTCATGTTGGATAGGGTTAGACACTTCCACTGGATCGTTCATGTCAGCTACTTAATCCTAGGTTTGAACCTCTGCTGGCCCTCTCCCTGAGCCAACAAGCTCTAGTTGCATTGCTCTTAAGATGTTATAATTTATCCCTGTTATATTTGAAGATGGTCTAgagcagaaaatagaaagagaaaaaaaattaacattcTGACTCTTAACATTACAGCCTTTCTACTCAATGAAGTAACTGCTCTTAAAAACAGACCCATCCACTTTATTCTTTTCAAAATGGGAAGCAGCAATCACATAACAATCATGGATGCTAAAGGGTCTGTTTCACTAAGCTGTGATCTGCTGCTAGATTCAAGACATTTCATAGATATCGACTCCTAACagattacaaaaaataaaataaaataaaatgtctGTTTCAAATACCACAAAGCAGGTATGGAACTCAAACCACTTTGGCATCATTGATATTTTCATTGTTTCTGGGGCAAGGCCCGAATCTTCAAGTTAAGATGCCTCAGAGGTTCCTTAGCCATCATCAAGGTACACCTGAAAGTCGTATTGTTGACCCTTTTCTGTCTTTTTAGCTTTATCAAGAGTTTGCACCAACAGAGCCTCTGAGGGAAACCTGAAAGAGATACTTGTACTGAATCAAGATCTCAATAATAAAACAACAGACGCCACTGAACCTggagaaatggaaaaaaattaatTCTGATTTGAGCAAACTACTAAAGCAGTCTAAAATTTAGAGCAACCAGCTTGAAAGGAACATTATTTTGGAGAAAGGGAAGGACCTGACActaattttattataatttctctgCTCGTCTAACTTGTTCACTTATTATTTGAGCACCAAGTATCCTTCCAGGAATGACAATAAAATGGAGAGAGGCAATTAATTCTTAAAGACTTCCATGACGTGAAACATTaacattaaaagaaaattttgaaaattatttcttGCTTATTGTTCGTGACTATGCATGGTTTTGCCAAGCAGGGAACAAGCAAATTTCAGCCAGAGAATGACCTAGTAAAATATTGAAGGTTATTTACCCCAGAAAATTATTATATAATGAATCCACAAGAGCatgaaatcaaaagataagtTAGCAAAAATGCTAAACAATGAGCTTGCAAAAAGAAACATGACaaactccccacccccccccccccctctctctctctctctctctctctctctctcatgcgtAGAAATAGACAAATACTTAATTGACAATGAGAGTTAAGAGCCCCATAGAAAGCATGGTACACACCAAGTAAAGAACTGCAAAACTTGAAAGAGTGGTAAGTGGTGGAACACAAAAGAGCTGAAAAAGAACCTGGAAAAGACAAAGGGAGCTGACAATAACCcaggaaaaaaacaaaggggaaaaaaagaaatgtaagaaagaaaaaacttcagCCAGTTGCTCTTAACAAACCACCTTCATATCATCCACTAATTTTAAATTGCATCTCAGCCAAGAGATTGGCTGATGATGATTTCTCCATTTCTGTGTATTACTAGGCTTCTACCTTTTCAGTCTGAT
The sequence above is a segment of the Telopea speciosissima isolate NSW1024214 ecotype Mountain lineage chromosome 7, Tspe_v1, whole genome shotgun sequence genome. Coding sequences within it:
- the LOC122668727 gene encoding stellacyanin-like; translation: MKSNNNNMASLLGAFFYTFLIAIANASSEFKVGDSVGWREPDANNTQIYNQWAAHNRFLVGDSLNFEYNKEDSVLVVDKFGYYHCNTTKPISAFNDGKTVIKLDNPGPFYFISGTPDHCNNGQRMVVNVLGLHPIPQSPPPSSSSIANPPQTYMNTDSPSPSPNQNSGISITSTVSLIPFVLTLVITSVMSMA